The Entelurus aequoreus isolate RoL-2023_Sb linkage group LG08, RoL_Eaeq_v1.1, whole genome shotgun sequence genome segment caggccagcgggctactcatctggtccttacgggctacctggtgcccgcgggcaccgcgttggtgacccctgatctacatctacatatacataaataaataattaaaaaaacttgaCAAGTTgacattaaataataaaaacataaaatatttgtctttagataAATGGAtgtttatctatagtcttttttaTTAGACATAAAAATGACTCTTCTTTACCTAACGATCACTAATCATCATTTACATTTTGAAAACAATAATCTTAAtgattactttggccataattggcagccttgatctcatacatgaacactatttgcaTCTATATGGACaacaagtgcagttacgtcttatggccaccaggtgccatctttcaacattcttacattggtttttattagggatgtccgataatggctttttgccgatatccgatattccgatattgtccaactctttaattaccgataccaatatcaaccgatatcaaccgatatatgcagtcgtggaattaacacattactatgcctaatttggacaaccatgtatggtgaagataaggtacttattaaaaaataaataaaaataagataactaaattaaaaacattttcttgaataaaaaagaaagtaaaacaatataaaaacagttacatagaaactagtaattaatgaaaatgagtcaaattaactgttaaaggttagtactattagtggagcagcagcacgcacaatcatgtgtgcttacggactgtatcccttgcagactgtattgatatatattgatatataatgtaggaaccagaatattgataacagaaataaatggggggagggaggttttttgagttggtgcacaaattgtaagtgtttcttgtgttttttatgttgatttaatttttaaaaaagaaaaaagatacagataatataaaaaccgatgccgataatttccaatattacattttaacgcatttatcggccatccctagtttttatttttgaatctcttatgtccataaagtgctatcttgcacaatgttcacatttatttgagtcatttattttattactttgttTATTATGCTTTTGTTGCTTTCAAAtgcacatttcatttttttttaccagaggTCCATGAAAGTGTTTTTATCTGCAATAATGTTCCTCCTAaaaaggaaatcattttgaatgtttaaaaaataaaaaaataaaacttagtTAAAATATTTaagtataaatattttttttcaattttgagcACGTTTAAAAATAgggcgataataataataataaccatgatAAGAAATGACATCCCTGTATGgaacaaaagaaaataaatagtaggaaataatgttgtgtttttgtctgattgcaCTTAATGATCTGTAAAGTTTTTAAGTATCGTCATTGGTATGAAAAATTCTGGCTTGTAGCTACTTGATATCGGATCGGTACACGAATTTGTATCGCCCAGGGACGTTAGAAAAGGGTTCATCAAGTGAAATAAGTCTTGAGAAGAATGGTAAGTATGACAACCACtcacctatttattattattattattattaactgtctgcaatggatgtctttaagttgaagtaatTGTTTATTTTGGGTGACACCTAATTAATGAAGTAAAGCTCATGACACAGTcagttgaatgatgtggacacgttacTTACTGGattctttgtatgtgtaagtatttTGCAACTCTCGATGATTTGATGCGTGTTGATATTGTCAACGATTATTACGTGCAATTGTGTGCTTAACTGTCGCGTAGCCGCCGGCTCCCAGtaggcatgtttacctttttgtgttTGACGACtaaagtcccccccccccccccccccccgctcagGTGGAGAAACATTTTCGAGACGTGGAAAGCCAGAAGACGGTGCAGCGTTCACAAGCACAGCAAACACAGAAGGACTCCACTTTATCTTCTTGAGGCCGCTCCATCGGGGGAGGGGCGGGCGGGAAGAGGCCACGCCGGCGCTCCCCCTCCCCCCCCGTCGCCGCCGCCGGGTCGGCGATTCCTCGGCGACTGAGTCTGCGAGGGCGGAGCGCCGAGGTTCCTGGTTCATGAAGAGCAAAAACACCATTTAacgaaaaagacaaaaaaagcgAAAGAGAGGAAAGATGAAATCTTAAATTAGACTTTATAAAGAATAATTTAAACATGAAACATGAAGCCACCATAGTTTCCTTAACTAACGTGCCCCGCCCCTCCTCCtcgcttccttccttccttccttcattccttccttccttcctctccgCCTTCagttccatttcaaaaagagaaaaactagcgcAGTCAGAAAGGCTTGTTAGCTttattttctgtctttttttgttttttgtttgtttctttcccTTTTTTTGTTGCCGTGTCCACGTTCTACTGTCTGTATTTTCTGTATTTTAAACACAAATGTGACTTGAAAtgccacactttaaaaaaaaaaagacattttctaAAATAAAAGTAACAAAAATTCTGACTGTAAACTTCAAGCACTTTTTGAAAGGCCCCCcataatggtaaaaaaataaataaatgtcactTTCAAAACAAATCAAacattttgtttgattttttataaaaaaaaatgttttcgaagaaaaccgttttaatttttttaacacaaaatatgctatatttcctGAAACCatttctaaaaatagatatatgtaAAGTAGTTGGAGACTTAAGTAGGTCAAAAATTAATAATGttgcttttaattcattattttttaaacaatgactgtttaaaaaaaaaaaaaaaatatttaaaaagccccccaaaatggtaaaaatatatttttttcactttcaaaacaAACCTATTGATCttcactttttaatttttttttaataaaaaaaaaaaaaatccgaagtaaaccgtttttattttttaaaaccaaAAAAGTTATATTTCCTGAAACCATTTCTCAAAATAGATGGATGTAAAGTAGTTGGAGACTTAAAGTAGGTCAAAAATTAAATAATGttgcttttaattcattattttttgaacaatgactgtttaaaaaaaaaaaaaaaaaagatttaaaaagcacccaaaatggtaaaaaaaaaaaatttcactttcAAAACAAACCTATTGATCttcacttttttatttgtttttaattaaagaaattcCGAAGtaaaacgtttttattttttaaaaacaaaaaagttataTTTCCTGAAACCATTTCTCAAAATAGATAGATGTAAAGTAGTTGGAGACTTAAGTAGGTCAAAAATTAAATAATGttgcttttaattcattattttttgaactGACTgaatgactgtttaaaaaaaaaaaaaaagaattcaaaGGCCCCCCAAaatggtaaaaatattttttttccactttcaaaaatctattgatcaacttcacttttttttttattttttataaaaagttttcaaAGAAaaccgttttttattttttaaacacaaaatatgctatatttcctGAAACCATTTCTAAAAATAGATAGATGTAAAGTAGTTGGAGACTTAAGTAGGTCAAAAATTAATAATGTTGCttttaattcaatattttttaaacaatgactgtttaaaaaaaaaaaaaatgatttaaaaagccccccaaaatggtaaaaatatattttttcactttcaaaacaAACCTACTGATcatcttcactttttttttttttttaattaaaaaaattccgAAGTAAAccgtttttatattttaaaaacaaaaaagttataTTTCCTGAAACCATTTCTAAAAATAGATAGATGTAAAGTAGTTGGAGACTTAAGTAGGTCAAAAATTTATAATGttgcttttaattcattattttttaaacaataactgtttaaaaaaaaaaaaaaaaaatttaaaaagccccccaaaatggtaaaaatatatatatttttcactttcaaaacAAACCTATTGATcatcttcactttttttttttttttaattaaaaaaaaaaattccaaagtaaaccgtttttattttttaaaaacaaaaaagttataTTTCCTGAAACCATTTCTCAAAATGGATGTAAAGTAGTTGGAGACTTAAGTAGGTCAAAAATTAATAATGttgcttttaattcattatttttgaaaaatgactgtttaaaaaaaaaaaaaaaagatttcaaagGCCCCCCAAaatggtaaaaatattttttttccactttcaaaaatctattgatcaacttcacttttttttttttttttttttaaatgttttcgaAGAaaaccgtttttatttttttaacacaaaatatgctatatttcctgaaaccattttaaaaaatagatagaTGTAAAGTAGTTGGAGACTTAAGTAGGTAAAAAATTAATAATGttgcttttaattcattattttttaaatgactgtttaaaaaaaatttaaaaggccccccaaaaaagtaaaaatatttttttttcactttcaaaacaAACCTTtgaacaatgactgtttaaaaaaaaaaaaaaaagatttaaaaagccCCCCCAAatggtaaaaatatatttttttcactttcaaaacaAACCTATTGATCATCTTCACTTTActtcggattttttttttttaattaaaaaaaaaaatctgaagtaaaccgtttttattttttaaaaacaaaaaagttataTTTCCCGAAACCATTTCTCAAAATAGATAGATGTAAAGTAGTTGGAGACTTAAGTAGGTCAAAAATTAAATAATGTtgcttttaattaattattttttgaacaatgactgtttaaaaaaaaaattaaaaaaaagatttcaaaAGCCCCCCAAaatggtaaaaatattttttttccactttcaaaaatctattgatcaacttcacttttttttaattttttttttataaaaagttttcaaAGAAaaccgttttttaatttttaacacaaaatatgctatatttcctGAAACCATTTCTAAAAATAGATAGATGTAAAGTAGTTGGAGACTTAAGTAGGTCAAAAATTAATAATGttgcttttaattcattattttttaaacaatgactgtttaaaaaaaaaaaaaagatttaaaaagtcccccaaaatggtaaaaatatttttttttcactttcaaaacaAACCTATTGATcatcttcactttttttttttttttaattaaaaaaaaaattccgaagtaaaccgtttttattttttaaaaacaaaaaagttataTTTCCTGAAACCATTTCTCAAAATAGATATATGTAAAGTAGTTGGAGACTTAAGTAGGTCAAAAATTAAATAATGTTGCTTTTAATTCAttcttttttgaacaatgactgtttaaaaaaaaaaaaaaaagatttcaaagGCCCcccaaaatggtaaaaaaaaaagtcactttcaAAACAAATCTATTGTCCACTTCacattttgtttgatttttttataaaaaaatgttttcgaagaaaaccgtttttattttttaaaaacaaaaaaagttataTTTCCTGAAACCATTTCTCAAAATAGATAGATGTAAAGTAGTTGGAGACTTAAGTAGGTCAAAAATTAAATAATGTTGCTTttaattaaaacaacaacaacaacaaaagagatTTCAAAGGCCCCCCAAaatggtaaaaatattttttttccactttcaaaaatctattgatcaacttcactttttttaatttattttttttataaaaagttttcaaAGAAaaccgttttttattttttaaacacaaaatatgctatatttcctGAAACCATTTCTCAAAATAGATGTAAAGTAGTTGGAGACTTAAGTAGGTCAAAAATGAATgttgattttaattcaatatttttttaacaattccagttaaaaaaataaatcacactaaaggtctcggGAACCCAAAAGGccaccactcataaaagtgttaattcatatatcaatatatactgCACGTTGGACACGCTGCCTGAGAGCCAATCAGCAGCCACGATACTAAACAGTGTTCTGATTGTTGTGGTGTCATCTCATGAAAATACTgcagtagtattgatatttttggttcatttagctatgcttaaaaatgcttaatttaggccaaacacTGTAAAAATGATGGATTTATTACCTCAATCAAGCTTATTTAAATGATAGAAAGTACACAAATATTGAATGAGTTCCTTTTAATGACATGAAACTAACACACGTATAAAAAGCGCAGGATATTTACAGCACGGTTCCAGTAATAAAAAGGTCAGCCGTCGGTGGCCAGGATGAGCACGGCGCCAAAGATGCCCACGTTGTGTCCGATGAGCTTCATCTGGTTCCAGAACTCCACCTTGCGGGTGTGGTGCCAGTAGCTCAGGTTGCCGTCGGTGAGCAGGATGAGGAGCGGCAGGACGGTGGCCAGGACCTGCGCCGCCTGCCGCACGTAGCAGCCCGACAGGAAGGCCAGGGCCAGCGCGCCTAGCGTGACCTCCAGCAGGACCAGGGCCAGCTCGCCCCCCCAGATGTGTTCCAGGTAGGCCAGCCTGTCCTCCTTGCTGTGCTGGAGAGAGTACACCTGGTGGACGCCAAAGGTACTGCGGTCAGCTTACAGCCTTGCTATTGTCACACTTTACATCAAGAAAAAAGCCACAAAAACGTCTTTCTCATATACTAAATCACAAATCTGGCCCACTGTCAATTTAATGGCTTGCTACccgccatgtcattaatgtgaccTGTCGCGTCcattaagtggcctgccacattgttTAATGGGGGCCACGATCTCGTTAAATGGGGCCCGTCATCTCGTTTAAGGAGGCCCGCCATTTcgtttaatttggcccaccataTCGTTTACAAAAGCCCACCATCTTGTTTATGGAGGCCCACAATATCGTTTAATGTGGCTGACCATCTCGTTTAGTGAGGCCCACCATCTCATTTAAGGATCCCCACCATATCGTTTAAGGAGGCCCACCATCTcgtttaatttggcccaccataTCGTTTAAGGAGGCCCACCATCTcgtttaatttggcccaccataTCGTTTACGGGAGCCCACCATCTcgtttaatttggcccaccataTCGTTTACGGAGACCCACCATATcgtttaatttggcccaccataTCGTTTACAATCGTTTACGGAGGCCCACCATCTCGCTTAATTTGGCCCACCATCTcgtttaatttggcccaccataTCGTTTACAAAGGCCCACCATCTTGTTTATGGACGCCCACAATCTCGTTTAATGTGGCTGACCATCTCGTTTAGTGAGGCCCACGATCTTGTTTAGCGTGGCCCACCATCTAATTTAAGGATCCCCACCATATCGTTTAATGAGGCCCACCATATcgtttaatttggcccaccataTCGTTTACGGAGGCCCACCATCTcgtttaatttggcccaccataTCGTTTACGGAGACCCACCATCTcgtttaatttggcccaccataTCGTTTACAATCGTTTACGGAGGCCCACCATCTCGTTTAATTTGGCCCACAATATCGTTTACAAAGGCCCACCatctcatttaatgtggcccaccatctCGTTTAATTTGGCTCACAATATCGTTTACAAAGGCCCACCATCTCGTTTAATGTAGCTGACCATTTCGTTTAAGGAGACCTACCATCTCGTTTAAGGAGGCCCACCATATCGTTTAATATTGGCCCACCAAATCGTTTAATATTGGCCCACCATATCGTTTACGGAGGCCCACCATCtcgtttaatgtggcccaccatctcgtttaatttggcccaccatcTCGTTTAATGTGGCCGACCATCTTGTTTACGGAGGCCTACCATCTcgtttaatttggcccaccatcTTGTTTAAGGAGGCCCACCATCTCGTTTAATGAGGCCCACCATTTCGTTTAAGGAGACCCACCATATCGTTTACAAAGGCCCACCATATCGTTTACGGAGACCCACCATCTcgtttaatttggcccaccataTCGTTTACGGAGGCCCACCatctcatttaatgtggcccaccatctCGTTTAATTTGGCCCACAATATCGTTTACAAAGGTCCACCATCTTGTTTAATGTAGCTGACCATTTCGTTTAAGGAGACCTACCATCTCGTTTACGGAGGCCCACCATCTAGTTTAACGTGGCCCACCATCTCGTTTAATATTGGCCCACCATATCGTTTATGGTGGCCGACCATCTTGTTTACGGAGGCCCACCATCTcgtttaatttggcccaccatcTCGTTTAATGTGGCCGACCATCTTGTTTACGGAGGCCTACCATCTCGTTTAATTTGGCTTACCATCTcgtttaatttggcccaccatcttgtttaatttggcccaccatcTCGTTTACGGAGGCCCACCATTTCCTTTAATGTGGCTGACCATTTCGTTTAAGGAGACCAACCAACTCATTTagcgtatatgtacatgtatgtatgtatatatatatatatatatatatatgtatatgtatatatatatatgtatatgtatatatatatatatatgtatatgtatatatatatgtatatatatatgtatatatatatatatatgtatatatatatgtatatatatatgtatatatatatatatgtatatatatatgtatatatatatatatatatatatatatatgtatatatatatgtatatatatatatatatatatgtatatgtatatgtatatatatatatatatatgtatatatatatatgtatatgtatatatatatatatatatgtatatatatatatgtatatatgtatatatatatatatgtatatatatatatgtatatatgtatatatatatatatgtatatatatatatatatacatatacatatatatacatatatatatatacatatacatatatatatatatatatgtatatatatatatgtatatatatatgtatatatacatatatatatatatatatgtatatatacatatatatgtatatatatatatatatatgtatatatacatatatatgtatatatatatatatatatatatatgtatatatacatatatatgtatatatatataatatatatatatatatgtatatgtatatatatatgtatatatatatgtatatatgtatatgtatatatatatgtatatatatatatgtatatatatatatgtatatatatatatatgtatatatgtatatatatatatgtatatgtatatatatatatgagtatgtatatatacagtatgtatatgtctcTATATGAAAGGCATTGAAGTGAGGACAATGACAATCATACAATatagtacatacagtatagtaCATACAATATAGTACAGTAATGCATTGACTTGTgaaacagcgccctctgctggatttATAGCTGCAGCACTTTTTTAGCACCCATTCATTTAGCTATCAAACTGCTTCTATGTtgttaaaaaataacatttgacaTTTTACAGGAGGGGAAATAAACATGTAGGGGAGACAATCCTGAACGGAGACGAGGCGCAGTTCTACATTTGAAGACCTACAAAGTCAACCCATTCAAGACTTGTGTAAGTGTTCAAGGCGTGCCGAGGTCTCACCATGCAGATGAGGTAGACCCCCAGGAAGATCTGTCCTGTGGACTGCAGGGACCTGCTGCGTGCTTTCTGCCTGTGCACCTCGCCCGCCCCGCTGGCCAGGACCAGGAAGCCTCCGATGATGGCGAGCGCTCTGGAATACATGCGCacctgcgggggggggggggggggggggagaggcgGGCGCGTTTGCATTGTGGTCCTTTTCACTCTTTACCATTATTGTGGAGTCGTATCACCTTGAGCCACTCGGCGTAGTGCACCTGCCCGCCCGCGTAGGACGCGTACGTGCTGACGGCCAGCTGGATGGCGGCGCACATGGCGAACCACCGCCTCTTCACGCCGAACGACATGAAGCTGGCACACAGCACCGCCGCCCCCATGTCTACGTACAGGTAGGGCACAAGGATGTCTGGCTTCCTGCCAACAAGATAGTCATTATTTTGGAGACATTTACTTAGTTGATGTGTGGAGAGATTAGCCCGACTATAAATACAGAGCCACAGTAGTACCGTTTTTCAATGGAAATGATCATAAATCTCTGATTGAGGACCACAATTCCATACACTCAGGACttggcttaaatgctaacatgaaaacaagagacattgatGTCTTTCTCCATTTTAGAAACGGCCAattcaaacttaggtaaaaacatgaataaaacaaaGATATTCGACTATGCAAAATGAGCACACAAACTGCTCTCTCTTCAAACACAGGgataaatatgaaaataaatactggttccttttgactgtacatg includes the following:
- the LOC133655221 gene encoding transmembrane protein 101-like; the encoded protein is MAVPSGKQMLRFLCQFGAFILTRFGFWNCFCMLMLFAERAESKRKPDILVPYLYVDMGAAVLCASFMSFGVKRRWFAMCAAIQLAVSTYASYAGGQVHYAEWLKVRMYSRALAIIGGFLVLASGAGEVHRQKARSRSLQSTGQIFLGVYLICMVYSLQHSKEDRLAYLEHIWGGELALVLLEVTLGALALAFLSGCYVRQAAQVLATVLPLLILLTDGNLSYWHHTRKVEFWNQMKLIGHNVGIFGAVLILATDG